One region of Polynucleobacter paneuropaeus genomic DNA includes:
- the glyQ gene encoding glycine--tRNA ligase subunit alpha codes for MLTFQQIILKLQEYWDQQGCALLQPIDLEVGAGTSHTATFLRAIGPEPWKAAYVQPSRRPKDGRYGENPNRLQHYYQYQVVLKPAPANILELYLGSLAALGLDLKENDVRFVEDDWENPTLGAWGLGWEVWLNGMEVTQFTYFQQVGGLDCKPVLGEITYGIERLAMYIQNCSNVFDLVWADGISYGDVYHQNEVEQSCYNFEHSNTDLLFANFSNFESEAKRLMEVPLALPAYEMVLKAAHTFNLLDARGAISVTERAAYIGRIRNLSRAVAQAYYDSREQLGFPMCQHSLAKS; via the coding sequence ATGCTTACATTTCAGCAAATCATTCTTAAACTTCAAGAGTATTGGGACCAACAAGGTTGCGCCCTTTTGCAGCCTATCGACCTTGAAGTTGGTGCAGGCACATCGCACACAGCCACCTTCCTAAGAGCAATTGGTCCTGAGCCTTGGAAAGCTGCGTATGTTCAACCCTCCCGCCGCCCTAAAGATGGACGCTATGGAGAGAACCCCAATCGCTTGCAACACTATTACCAGTATCAAGTGGTTCTCAAGCCAGCACCAGCCAACATCCTGGAGCTCTATTTAGGCTCACTAGCTGCACTCGGTTTAGACCTCAAAGAAAATGATGTGCGCTTCGTAGAGGATGATTGGGAAAATCCAACCCTCGGCGCTTGGGGTCTTGGTTGGGAAGTATGGCTAAACGGTATGGAAGTCACACAATTTACTTACTTCCAGCAAGTAGGTGGCTTAGATTGCAAACCTGTTCTTGGAGAAATTACTTACGGTATTGAGCGTCTGGCAATGTACATTCAGAATTGCTCTAATGTTTTTGATCTTGTTTGGGCGGACGGTATTTCTTATGGTGATGTGTATCACCAAAATGAAGTCGAGCAGTCCTGTTACAACTTTGAACACTCCAATACCGATTTACTTTTTGCAAACTTCAGCAATTTCGAGAGTGAAGCAAAACGCTTAATGGAAGTACCTTTAGCCTTACCCGCTTATGAGATGGTGCTCAAAGCGGCCCATACTTTTAATTTGCTGGACGCACGCGGAGCCATCTCGGTTACTGAGCGGGCAGCCTATATCGGTCGAATTCGGAATCTATCTCGCGCAGTAGCTCAGGCCTATTACGACTCACGTGAGCAATTAGGTTTCCCAATGTGTCAACATAGCTTGGCTAAATCATGA
- a CDS encoding gamma carbonic anhydrase family protein: MAIFELDGIAPALAKGVWVAESAEVIGRVELHENVSIWPQVVIRGDNDLIQIGEGSNVQDSSVLHTDPGFELLIGKHVTVGHKVMLHGCQIGDGSLIGIGAVILNGAKIGKHCLVGAGALVTEGKEFPDGSMILGSPAKVVKMLDAEQMQKIEEIAGRYVSNAQRYLKTLKPIT, encoded by the coding sequence ATGGCTATATTTGAACTGGATGGCATTGCTCCCGCATTAGCGAAGGGCGTATGGGTTGCCGAGAGCGCCGAGGTCATCGGTCGCGTAGAGCTTCATGAAAACGTGAGCATTTGGCCTCAGGTAGTCATTCGAGGTGATAACGATCTGATTCAAATTGGTGAAGGTAGCAATGTTCAGGACTCTTCGGTATTGCATACCGATCCTGGCTTTGAACTCTTGATTGGTAAGCATGTCACTGTAGGTCATAAGGTGATGTTGCATGGTTGCCAGATTGGCGATGGCAGCCTAATTGGTATTGGTGCCGTAATTTTGAATGGCGCCAAGATTGGTAAGCATTGCTTAGTTGGTGCAGGCGCTCTCGTCACCGAAGGGAAAGAGTTTCCAGATGGTTCAATGATTTTAGGCTCACCTGCCAAAGTTGTGAAAATGCTCGATGCTGAGCAAATGCAAAAGATCGAAGAAATTGCTGGACGGTATGTCAGCAATGCGCAGCGTTACCTTAAGACTCTCAAGCCTATTACCTAA
- the ybeY gene encoding rRNA maturation RNase YbeY — translation MSTKLQIDLQFASPAIESAINQIASNSLIKKWIKATTNKVGLITIRFVNAAEAKKMNAAYRKKDKPTNVLTFPYALDKASLNADIILCVPVIQKEAKEQGKDMKSHLAHLIIHGCLHAQGHDHGIPKQAEKMEALEIKLLKELGFANPYTPQ, via the coding sequence ATGTCCACTAAACTTCAAATCGATCTTCAATTCGCAAGTCCAGCAATCGAATCAGCAATTAATCAGATCGCATCCAATAGCCTTATAAAAAAATGGATCAAGGCGACTACTAATAAAGTAGGCCTCATTACAATTCGCTTTGTGAATGCAGCTGAAGCTAAAAAGATGAATGCAGCTTATCGAAAAAAAGATAAGCCGACCAATGTCCTCACCTTTCCCTATGCTTTAGATAAAGCCAGCCTGAATGCCGATATCATCTTGTGTGTCCCCGTCATTCAAAAAGAAGCTAAAGAGCAAGGTAAGGACATGAAGTCACATCTTGCCCACCTCATCATTCACGGCTGCTTACATGCCCAAGGCCATGATCATGGCATTCCCAAGCAAGCCGAAAAAATGGAAGCGCTTGAGATCAAACTCCTCAAAGAGCTTGGTTTTGCCAACCCTTACACCCCACAGTAA
- the lnt gene encoding apolipoprotein N-acyltransferase, producing the protein MSLHSALKNPTRFLTLVLFGAILAYSAELPYGGWIQIPILTLVWWGLLQFKHASLKHFLLAGLMFGLGYFVVGLSWIYISLHDVGKMNFLLSCTAVVLLSTYTAVFFALASLPLHFFKKDSFYTGCFLAASWVLIECLRGFFLTGFPWLGLAEAQVNGPFGLIAPYLGGLACTFLAVWSSWQLLHVRKHIVRSIAPVALVIIFVQIMGLWSFTKPTGSPLSIELVQGNFSQSLIFRPEGVMQQIDYYSNVMKRSSAELVIAPETALSWPDINLPSGTLESLQESVNQHHNTLLFGIIGRRINPEDGREFSNRALGLNSNALPYQYDKSHLVPFGEFIPPGFHWFVNAFNVPLSDFSRGSMSQPPFMIVREGKGPLFAAITICYEDVFGGELAKRLRHSDEPTNLLINITNLAWFGDSQAPGQQLRLSQLRSLEAGLPALRATNTGITAILGPDGQVIEQLPKFTQTSLIGSVQPYAGKTPYVILGNAPILTISFLFLLMGIIRQRRF; encoded by the coding sequence TTGAGCTTGCATTCTGCTTTGAAAAATCCAACCCGATTTCTAACGCTCGTCTTATTTGGCGCAATACTCGCCTACTCAGCTGAGCTACCTTATGGCGGATGGATTCAAATTCCCATTCTCACTTTAGTTTGGTGGGGCCTACTTCAGTTTAAGCACGCATCGCTCAAGCATTTTTTGCTGGCTGGCTTAATGTTTGGTTTAGGCTACTTTGTAGTAGGTCTCTCTTGGATCTACATCAGCCTCCACGATGTTGGAAAAATGAATTTTTTGCTCTCGTGTACCGCAGTAGTTTTACTTTCCACATACACCGCAGTCTTTTTTGCTTTAGCTAGCCTGCCACTGCATTTCTTTAAGAAAGATTCTTTTTACACTGGATGCTTCCTGGCAGCCAGTTGGGTCTTGATTGAATGTCTGCGTGGTTTTTTTCTCACCGGCTTTCCTTGGCTAGGCTTGGCAGAGGCCCAAGTCAATGGTCCGTTTGGGCTAATAGCGCCTTACCTCGGCGGTCTCGCCTGCACCTTCTTGGCGGTGTGGAGCTCGTGGCAACTCTTGCATGTACGTAAACACATTGTGCGGAGTATTGCCCCCGTTGCACTCGTAATAATTTTTGTACAAATCATGGGCTTATGGAGTTTTACCAAGCCCACTGGATCACCCTTAAGTATTGAACTTGTACAAGGCAATTTTTCACAGAGTCTTATCTTTAGACCTGAAGGCGTCATGCAACAAATTGACTATTACTCGAATGTGATGAAGCGCTCTTCCGCAGAATTAGTCATTGCTCCTGAAACTGCGCTCTCCTGGCCTGATATCAATTTACCTAGCGGCACACTCGAGTCTTTACAGGAAAGTGTCAACCAACATCACAACACCTTGCTTTTTGGCATCATCGGTCGACGCATTAATCCTGAAGATGGTAGAGAGTTCTCGAATCGTGCACTTGGACTGAATAGCAATGCCCTGCCTTATCAATACGATAAATCTCATCTCGTTCCCTTCGGTGAATTTATTCCTCCTGGATTTCATTGGTTTGTAAACGCTTTTAATGTTCCCTTAAGTGATTTCTCCCGTGGCTCCATGAGTCAGCCACCCTTCATGATTGTGAGAGAAGGAAAGGGCCCTTTGTTTGCGGCGATTACCATTTGCTACGAGGATGTATTTGGTGGTGAACTCGCTAAGCGTCTTCGGCATAGTGACGAACCAACCAATCTCTTAATTAATATCACCAATCTGGCATGGTTTGGTGATTCACAAGCCCCCGGTCAACAACTCAGACTTTCGCAACTGCGCTCCCTAGAAGCAGGTCTGCCTGCCCTACGCGCTACGAATACTGGGATTACTGCAATTCTTGGACCGGATGGGCAAGTGATTGAGCAATTGCCTAAATTTACGCAAACCTCTTTAATTGGCTCGGTTCAGCCCTACGCCGGTAAAACGCCTTATGTCATTCTGGGTAATGCTCCAATTTTGACCATCTCTTTCCTGTTCCTGTTGATGGGTATCATTCGTCAAAGACGGTTTTAG
- the miaB gene encoding tRNA (N6-isopentenyl adenosine(37)-C2)-methylthiotransferase MiaB, which translates to MKKLYIKTFGCQMNEYDSDKMADILHADEGMTITDTPEDADVVLLNTCSIREKAEDKVFSDLGRLRELKKRKPNLLIGVGGCVASQEGQQIINRAPYVDVVFGPQTLHRLPDLIAQRHQTGRPQVDISFPEIEKFDHLPTSRKTRGSAYVSIMEGCSKYCSYCVVPYTRGEEVSRPLDDVLTEVAGLAAQGIKEIVLLGQNVNAYLGKMSESGELADFALLIEYVAEIPGVERIRFTTSHPKEFTQRLIDVYAKVPKLVSHLHLPVQHASDSVLSAMKRGYTALEYKSIIRKMRAVRPDLTLSSDFIVGFPGETDEDFNKLLKMVEELQFDNSFCFIFSPRPGTPAANLTDDTPYEIKLRRLQTLLALIDSQGEKISQAMLGNTETILVEGLAKDGVNLQGRSANNRIIHLEVPDQNSDNWIGKMIDVKITEVLNYTLRGELIESYVH; encoded by the coding sequence ATGAAGAAGCTCTATATCAAAACCTTTGGCTGTCAAATGAATGAGTACGACTCTGACAAGATGGCTGACATCCTCCATGCTGATGAGGGCATGACGATCACCGACACACCCGAAGACGCAGATGTTGTACTTTTGAACACCTGCTCGATTCGTGAAAAAGCAGAAGACAAGGTATTCTCTGACCTCGGCCGATTACGAGAACTCAAAAAACGTAAACCCAATTTACTGATTGGAGTAGGTGGTTGTGTTGCGAGTCAAGAAGGCCAACAAATTATCAATCGGGCACCCTATGTGGATGTTGTCTTTGGCCCTCAAACACTGCATCGTCTCCCCGATCTGATTGCGCAGCGCCATCAAACGGGTAGGCCTCAAGTCGATATTTCTTTTCCAGAAATTGAAAAATTTGATCACTTGCCGACCTCACGAAAAACACGCGGCTCTGCATATGTATCGATCATGGAGGGTTGCTCAAAGTATTGCAGTTATTGCGTAGTGCCCTATACCCGAGGTGAAGAAGTCTCGCGCCCGCTTGATGATGTTTTGACCGAAGTAGCAGGTTTAGCGGCACAAGGTATTAAAGAAATTGTTTTACTGGGACAAAATGTGAATGCCTATCTTGGCAAAATGAGTGAAAGTGGTGAGTTAGCTGACTTTGCTTTACTGATTGAATATGTTGCTGAAATTCCGGGGGTTGAGCGGATTCGCTTTACAACGAGCCATCCAAAAGAATTTACGCAACGCTTAATTGATGTCTATGCAAAAGTACCTAAGCTAGTAAGCCATTTGCATTTGCCCGTTCAGCATGCTTCTGATTCTGTTCTGTCTGCCATGAAGCGCGGCTATACCGCCTTAGAATACAAAAGCATCATTCGTAAAATGCGGGCTGTCAGACCTGACCTAACGCTCTCCAGCGACTTCATCGTTGGATTCCCAGGTGAAACCGATGAGGACTTTAATAAGCTACTCAAAATGGTTGAAGAACTCCAATTTGATAATAGTTTCTGCTTTATCTTCAGCCCTCGACCTGGCACGCCTGCTGCCAATTTGACTGATGACACGCCCTATGAGATCAAACTAAGACGCTTACAAACTCTGTTGGCTCTAATTGACTCACAGGGCGAAAAAATTAGTCAGGCCATGCTTGGTAATACCGAAACCATTTTGGTTGAGGGGCTTGCTAAAGATGGCGTTAATCTTCAAGGGCGTTCTGCAAATAATCGCATCATTCATCTTGAAGTACCAGATCAAAATAGTGATAACTGGATTGGAAAAATGATCGATGTCAAAATTACCGAAGTATTGAATTACACCTTGCGCGGTGAATTGATTGAATCCTATGTCCACTAA
- a CDS encoding OsmC family protein has protein sequence MIRNAQSQFGVGPFQQKITVGNFQLLADIEEASGGANTGPSPHEYLAAALASCTSMTLKMYAGRKAMNLTNAIVTVHIEREDDIEKFNRDIQLFGELKEEEKQRLLEIANKCPIHKALTGEIQIKTQLVN, from the coding sequence ATGATCAGAAATGCACAGTCCCAGTTCGGAGTAGGCCCTTTTCAACAAAAGATTACGGTTGGAAATTTTCAATTGTTGGCTGATATCGAGGAGGCTTCAGGCGGAGCTAATACCGGACCTTCCCCGCATGAGTACTTGGCTGCTGCTTTGGCTTCTTGCACGAGCATGACCCTCAAAATGTATGCCGGTCGTAAGGCTATGAACTTAACTAATGCAATCGTCACTGTGCATATTGAGCGCGAGGATGATATTGAAAAATTTAACCGCGACATTCAATTATTTGGCGAGTTAAAGGAAGAGGAAAAACAGCGTCTCTTGGAGATTGCTAATAAATGCCCAATTCATAAAGCACTTACAGGTGAGATCCAAATAAAAACCCAGCTGGTCAATTAA
- a CDS encoding HlyC/CorC family transporter: MPDPNKSLLERLTAFLSPAPTSSTERRQELILTLREAQSEGLIDADALSMIEGVFQVGQLCARDILVPRAQIDWIDINLPLAEIIQNVITAAHSRFPVFEGSRDNIIGTLLAKDLLRNASEKDFQVRDWLRPAVFIPESKRLSVLLRDFKDNRNHLAIVVDEYSGVAGIITIEDVLEQIVGDIEDEHDIDEEADNIIALDNGDIRVKGITELEQFNEAVGSHFAEEDIDTVAGLVIQHLGRVPKIGELIKLGNIEFEIQRADPRQIHILLARQINKQSTSD, from the coding sequence ATGCCCGACCCCAATAAATCATTACTGGAACGCTTAACTGCCTTTCTTAGCCCCGCGCCCACCAGCAGCACAGAGCGTCGTCAAGAATTAATCCTTACGCTACGAGAAGCGCAGTCTGAGGGCTTGATCGATGCTGATGCCTTATCGATGATTGAAGGCGTTTTCCAGGTAGGGCAACTCTGTGCGCGCGATATTTTGGTTCCTCGTGCCCAAATTGATTGGATTGATATCAATCTTCCTTTGGCAGAAATTATTCAGAACGTCATTACTGCGGCCCATTCCCGCTTCCCCGTATTTGAGGGTAGCCGAGACAATATCATTGGCACCTTACTTGCCAAAGACCTGCTCCGCAATGCGAGTGAAAAAGATTTTCAGGTACGCGATTGGCTAAGGCCTGCTGTGTTTATTCCCGAGTCAAAACGACTGAGTGTTTTGCTACGAGATTTTAAAGATAATCGAAATCACTTAGCGATCGTAGTGGATGAATACAGTGGTGTAGCTGGCATCATCACGATTGAGGACGTACTCGAGCAAATTGTGGGTGACATCGAAGATGAGCATGACATAGACGAAGAGGCTGACAACATCATCGCCTTAGATAATGGTGATATCCGAGTCAAAGGTATTACTGAGCTTGAACAATTTAATGAAGCTGTAGGAAGCCATTTTGCTGAAGAAGATATTGATACGGTTGCTGGGCTAGTCATTCAACACCTAGGTCGCGTTCCAAAAATTGGTGAGTTAATCAAACTCGGGAATATAGAATTTGAGATTCAGCGCGCCGACCCAAGACAGATTCATATTTTGTTAGCAAGACAAATTAATAAGCAATCCACATCTGATTGA
- the glyS gene encoding glycine--tRNA ligase subunit beta: MSTLNTDSTSASLLLEVFTEELPPKSLRRLGEAFSEGVANSLKAANLLSEQSTVTGFATPRRLAVHITEVLNHAPDYPVREKLLPSSIAYDTQGQATAPLLKKLASLGYADIDLANLEKSGEGKNEALYLNVVAKGAALEPTVQQVVEQSLNKLPVAKMMHYQVTRANGELVDVQFARPVHRIVALYGNTPLHISALGIDSGKQTQGHRFLAPGVLQIESADQYESALESEGKIVPSFTKRRQQIEAGLLKAAGNDLVLMPESLLDEVTALVEWPAIYECHFDAEFLEVPQECLILTMQTNQKYFALTDKQGKLRNRFLIVSNIQTDQPEAIISGNERVVRPRLSDARFFFQQDQKRSLVSRVNDLARVVYHNQLGNQLDRSKRVQAISLGIAKLLGWNEIFASRAAEIAKTDLLTDMVGEFPELQGIMGRYYATLDKENDEVAAACSEHYMPRFAGDTLPNTQTGTILAIADKLETLVGIWGVGLAPTGDKDPYALRRNALGICRLLLEKNLPLSLPALIELARRQFPQKEVQEKAQVAAINEFILDRLRAYLRDQALSGKPFTSPEIEAVLSQAPEQINDIIARLSALREFNELSQASQLAAANKRISNILKKTTTAIPKACSVNLLQVPAEIALYQALEMLKPTLDSAYAKYEFVGLLKALVALSEPIDQFFADVMVMDPDPKLRDNRLALLQELHQKMNLVADLGKLA, encoded by the coding sequence ATGAGTACACTCAATACTGACTCGACTTCAGCCAGCCTCTTGCTAGAGGTATTTACAGAAGAGTTGCCTCCTAAATCTTTGCGCCGCTTAGGTGAAGCTTTTAGCGAAGGTGTTGCGAACTCCCTAAAAGCTGCAAACCTATTGAGTGAACAATCTACAGTTACTGGCTTTGCAACTCCACGACGTTTAGCAGTCCACATCACTGAAGTACTTAATCATGCACCTGACTATCCAGTGCGGGAAAAATTACTTCCCAGCTCAATTGCCTACGATACGCAAGGTCAAGCCACTGCCCCCCTACTGAAGAAACTGGCTAGCCTAGGATATGCCGATATTGATCTTGCAAACCTAGAAAAGTCTGGTGAAGGGAAAAATGAGGCACTCTATTTAAATGTAGTTGCAAAAGGCGCCGCTCTTGAGCCAACCGTTCAACAAGTAGTTGAGCAAAGCTTGAACAAATTGCCAGTCGCTAAGATGATGCATTACCAAGTCACACGCGCTAATGGTGAATTAGTCGATGTTCAATTTGCCCGCCCAGTGCATCGCATTGTGGCTTTATATGGCAATACTCCACTGCATATCAGCGCCCTCGGCATAGATTCAGGTAAACAAACCCAAGGTCACCGCTTTTTAGCGCCCGGAGTCTTGCAGATTGAAAGCGCAGATCAATACGAATCTGCCCTGGAGAGTGAAGGCAAAATTGTTCCGAGCTTTACAAAACGTCGCCAACAAATTGAGGCTGGGCTTCTTAAGGCCGCAGGTAATGATCTCGTTCTGATGCCAGAAAGCCTTCTTGATGAAGTGACAGCCTTAGTTGAGTGGCCAGCAATTTACGAGTGCCACTTTGATGCAGAGTTCTTAGAAGTTCCACAAGAATGTTTGATTCTGACGATGCAAACCAATCAAAAATATTTTGCATTAACTGACAAACAAGGCAAGCTCAGAAACCGCTTCTTAATTGTTTCCAATATTCAAACTGATCAGCCTGAAGCGATCATTTCAGGCAATGAGCGCGTGGTGCGTCCTCGCTTATCTGATGCACGCTTCTTTTTTCAGCAAGATCAAAAGCGCTCCTTAGTCTCGCGAGTAAATGATCTTGCCAGAGTGGTGTATCACAATCAATTAGGCAATCAACTCGATCGCAGCAAGCGGGTTCAAGCAATTTCACTAGGTATAGCTAAATTACTCGGCTGGAACGAAATATTTGCTTCTAGAGCAGCTGAGATTGCTAAAACCGATTTACTGACCGATATGGTGGGTGAATTCCCAGAACTGCAGGGCATCATGGGTCGCTACTATGCAACTTTAGACAAAGAAAATGATGAAGTAGCAGCAGCTTGCAGTGAACACTATATGCCACGCTTTGCTGGTGATACTTTGCCTAACACTCAAACTGGAACTATCCTGGCTATTGCTGACAAGCTAGAAACCTTAGTCGGGATATGGGGTGTAGGGCTCGCGCCAACAGGCGATAAAGACCCTTATGCCTTACGCCGCAATGCCCTCGGTATTTGCCGCTTGCTTCTAGAAAAAAATCTGCCACTGAGTCTGCCAGCTTTGATTGAATTAGCGCGCCGACAGTTTCCCCAAAAAGAAGTTCAAGAAAAGGCTCAAGTTGCCGCAATCAATGAATTCATACTGGATCGATTGCGTGCTTATCTTCGCGATCAAGCGCTTTCCGGAAAACCCTTTACCAGCCCAGAAATTGAGGCCGTCTTAAGCCAGGCGCCTGAGCAAATCAATGACATCATTGCACGCCTCTCTGCCCTACGAGAGTTCAATGAACTATCTCAAGCAAGCCAGCTAGCCGCTGCCAACAAGCGTATTAGCAATATTCTGAAAAAGACCACTACTGCTATTCCTAAAGCCTGCTCAGTAAACCTTTTGCAGGTCCCTGCAGAGATTGCCTTATATCAAGCTCTGGAGATGCTTAAACCCACTCTAGACTCGGCTTATGCAAAATATGAATTTGTTGGGCTATTAAAAGCATTAGTTGCTTTGAGTGAGCCGATCGACCAGTTCTTCGCTGACGTGATGGTGATGGATCCTGATCCGAAGTTACGCGATAACCGCCTTGCCCTTTTGCAAGAACTTCACCAGAAAATGAATTTAGTTGCGGATCTCGGCAAATTAGCATGA
- a CDS encoding glycine zipper domain-containing protein: MKKMIALLVTAFAITACSNMSNTEQRTLSGAGIGAAAGAAGTALLHGNPIWGAVGGAAVGAASGYVYDAYKKEQASEYNAGYKAGKSGSTSTAPN, translated from the coding sequence ATGAAAAAAATGATCGCCCTCCTTGTTACTGCATTCGCTATTACAGCTTGCTCCAATATGAGTAATACGGAACAACGCACCTTGTCTGGAGCAGGAATTGGTGCGGCAGCAGGCGCCGCTGGAACAGCATTACTTCATGGCAATCCGATTTGGGGTGCTGTTGGTGGTGCTGCGGTTGGCGCTGCTTCAGGCTATGTCTATGACGCCTATAAGAAAGAACAGGCTTCAGAATACAACGCTGGCTACAAAGCTGGTAAGAGCGGCTCAACATCTACCGCTCCAAACTGA
- a CDS encoding putative Na+/H+ antiporter has product MNFTLTEIGASTIFALAVLHTFSTSYFEALAKSHRRHAGLWHLLGEVEIVFGFWAAILIVFLALVDNLEIARHYASSRNFTEALFVFAIMVVAGSKPILNFVTHILHAIGKILQTVLRTKSTPTLYFLTLSITPVLGSFITEAAAMTLAAFLLRDLVYRHSCSKLMLFGTLGVLFVNISIGGTLTNFAAPPVLMVASTWNWDSAFMMSHFGIESCIAILINALLITLLLRKEFVEPQSETRPDKTPLTVTLVHLLFLVGVVVFAHDPVIFMWLLLFFIGYTTAYPKHQSPLILREALLVGFFLAGLIVLGGLQEWWLQPILQNMSPTAVFYGALGLTALTDNAALTYLGSLVTGTSLEFKLALVGGAVAGGGLTVIANAPNPAGLAILRPYFPNAAVSAGMLLLAAIPPTLVTILAYRFL; this is encoded by the coding sequence ATGAACTTCACTCTGACCGAAATCGGCGCTAGTACTATTTTTGCGCTTGCAGTATTGCATACTTTTAGCACCTCTTATTTTGAGGCTTTAGCCAAGAGTCACCGAAGGCATGCAGGCCTTTGGCACCTGCTAGGCGAAGTTGAAATCGTCTTTGGTTTCTGGGCTGCCATCCTCATTGTTTTTCTGGCCCTGGTTGATAATTTAGAGATAGCCAGACATTACGCTAGCTCCAGAAACTTCACCGAAGCTCTCTTCGTTTTTGCCATCATGGTTGTTGCCGGCAGTAAGCCCATCCTCAACTTTGTGACTCACATCTTGCATGCTATTGGCAAAATTCTCCAAACTGTTTTGAGAACTAAGTCGACGCCCACTTTATATTTTTTAACTCTGAGCATTACACCTGTACTCGGTTCATTTATTACAGAAGCTGCTGCAATGACCTTGGCGGCTTTTTTATTGAGAGATCTGGTGTATCGCCACTCTTGTTCCAAGCTCATGCTCTTTGGAACTCTGGGGGTATTGTTTGTGAATATCTCAATTGGCGGCACCCTGACAAACTTTGCTGCGCCCCCCGTACTCATGGTGGCTTCAACCTGGAATTGGGATAGCGCCTTCATGATGAGTCATTTTGGTATCGAATCTTGCATTGCGATTTTGATTAACGCATTGCTCATCACTCTCTTGTTAAGAAAAGAATTTGTTGAGCCACAATCAGAAACACGTCCTGATAAAACACCACTCACAGTGACCTTGGTTCATCTTTTATTTTTAGTAGGTGTTGTCGTTTTTGCACATGATCCAGTGATCTTTATGTGGTTGTTATTATTTTTCATTGGCTACACCACCGCATACCCCAAGCACCAAAGCCCCCTCATTCTGAGAGAGGCCTTATTGGTAGGCTTCTTCTTGGCCGGCTTAATTGTTCTAGGTGGACTACAAGAATGGTGGCTACAACCAATTTTGCAGAATATGAGTCCAACCGCAGTCTTTTATGGTGCCTTGGGGCTGACTGCTTTGACCGACAATGCTGCTCTGACCTATTTAGGCTCTCTAGTTACAGGCACTTCCCTAGAATTTAAGCTAGCCTTAGTCGGCGGTGCAGTTGCTGGTGGCGGCCTCACCGTTATCGCGAATGCCCCCAACCCCGCTGGATTAGCCATTTTGCGGCCCTATTTTCCGAATGCCGCCGTTTCTGCTGGCATGCTGCTCTTGGCGGCCATTCCGCCAACCCTAGTAACGATCCTGGCTTATCGATTCCTCTGA
- a CDS encoding Rap1a/Tai family immunity protein produces MKKILMALSILVSLVGNAYADEKVPVLSTQELVTACKLPASPESRSFCIGYTTAIYDTYLATRHPQKAKPFICVKQPAPKRDEVIGDFVKWVEANPQSADKPAAGTVLGFLAVRFPCAKQ; encoded by the coding sequence ATGAAAAAAATATTAATGGCTCTCAGTATCCTAGTCAGCTTGGTTGGCAATGCATACGCCGATGAAAAAGTTCCAGTTCTAAGCACTCAAGAATTAGTTACCGCATGTAAATTACCTGCTAGCCCAGAATCTCGTAGTTTCTGTATCGGCTACACCACAGCGATTTATGACACTTATTTAGCTACACGACATCCTCAAAAAGCTAAACCGTTTATTTGTGTTAAACAACCTGCCCCAAAACGTGACGAGGTCATTGGGGATTTTGTGAAGTGGGTCGAAGCCAACCCTCAATCTGCAGACAAGCCTGCCGCCGGAACCGTTCTGGGCTTTTTGGCAGTACGCTTTCCTTGTGCTAAACAATAA